One Nitrospira sp. genomic region harbors:
- a CDS encoding DUF2238 domain-containing protein, with protein MTENQNGPADRQNGRILVANSSILAGMLSVYAGLWIAMAIDPIDRADWLVENILSLALIALLTATYRRFELSLWSYLLITAFLALHTVGAHYTYAKVPAGFWVQDLLHLSRNPFDRMVHGAYGLLLVYPIREVLVRLTGLKGFWADYLPVSMVLAQSGLFEVIEALVASRVSPELGAAYLGTQGDEWDAQKDMVAALLGAIATTSVTRMVRTFCPPSVTRAR; from the coding sequence ATGACGGAGAATCAGAATGGGCCGGCGGACAGGCAGAACGGCCGAATACTGGTGGCGAACTCCTCGATCCTCGCAGGCATGCTCTCCGTGTATGCCGGCTTATGGATCGCAATGGCGATCGATCCGATCGATCGCGCAGACTGGCTCGTGGAAAATATTCTCAGTCTCGCCCTGATCGCCCTGCTGACGGCGACCTACCGGCGTTTCGAACTATCTCTTTGGTCGTACCTACTCATCACGGCATTTCTCGCGCTGCATACGGTGGGCGCGCACTACACCTATGCGAAGGTGCCGGCGGGATTCTGGGTGCAAGATCTCTTGCATCTGAGCCGCAACCCCTTCGACCGGATGGTGCATGGTGCCTACGGACTGTTGTTGGTCTATCCGATCCGTGAGGTGCTCGTGCGCCTCACGGGACTCAAGGGGTTTTGGGCCGACTACCTTCCAGTCAGCATGGTGCTGGCACAGAGCGGACTGTTCGAAGTCATCGAAGCCCTGGTGGCAAGCAGGGTCAGCCCGGAGTTGGGCGCGGCCTACTTGGGTACGCAAGGCGATGAATGGGATGCGCAAAAAGATATGGTCGCAGCCCTCCTCGGCGCCATCGCGACGACAAGCGTTACGCGAATGGTCCGTACTTTCTGTCCGCCCTCGGTCACTCGCGCCCGCTAA
- a CDS encoding glycosyltransferase has translation MKIAQIAPLWNRLPSDGLSDAERTVSYLIDELVRRGHAVTLFASADARTSAKLEPFGAAPFSQGPANWGRASAAVLVLEQVFGPRAHEFDIIHSHFGVDGFPLAQPCATPTLATVVERLDAPEYSAAFTPFQDLPLVSTSHAQRRPLAWAPWEQTIYPGVPAELYRFHPWPGQYLAFIGSLSMDGGLGLAIEIARRAHLLLRVASRQDHTDAFPLSIPMELLSAGNGVEWVGALTEEETHDFLGNALALVCAQDGPHASGLCVAEALACGTPVLAFHGSPAAEMIYDHVTGFACESLEEMIEMVPLIGDIDRRECRGAFEKRLSAERMTDQYLDLYARLTGAAPSHREDGAAGRMAQADRRPVAVAD, from the coding sequence ATGAAAATCGCTCAGATCGCGCCTCTGTGGAACCGCTTGCCTTCCGACGGCCTTTCGGACGCTGAACGGACAGTGTCGTATCTTATCGACGAACTCGTTCGCCGGGGCCACGCGGTCACGCTGTTTGCGAGCGCCGATGCCCGCACCAGCGCGAAGCTTGAACCCTTCGGCGCGGCGCCGTTCTCCCAGGGGCCGGCAAACTGGGGCCGGGCAAGCGCGGCGGTCCTGGTCCTCGAACAGGTGTTCGGACCTCGCGCCCACGAGTTCGACATCATCCACTCGCACTTTGGAGTCGACGGCTTCCCGCTGGCGCAGCCCTGTGCCACCCCGACGCTGGCAACGGTTGTGGAGCGGCTCGATGCACCGGAGTACAGTGCGGCATTCACCCCGTTTCAGGACCTGCCGCTGGTGTCGACCTCTCATGCCCAGCGGCGGCCCCTGGCGTGGGCGCCCTGGGAACAGACCATTTATCCCGGCGTGCCGGCCGAGCTGTACCGGTTTCACCCGTGGCCCGGACAGTATTTGGCCTTTATCGGCAGTCTTTCCATGGACGGGGGACTGGGCCTCGCGATCGAGATCGCGCGGCGCGCCCACCTCCTGCTTCGCGTCGCCTCCCGGCAAGACCACACCGATGCCTTTCCGCTTTCGATACCGATGGAGTTGTTGAGCGCCGGCAACGGAGTGGAATGGGTCGGCGCGCTCACCGAAGAAGAGACTCACGATTTTCTGGGAAACGCCCTGGCCCTGGTCTGCGCCCAGGACGGACCGCACGCCTCCGGACTCTGCGTCGCGGAAGCGCTGGCCTGCGGCACTCCGGTCCTGGCCTTTCACGGGAGCCCCGCAGCGGAGATGATTTACGACCATGTCACAGGATTCGCTTGTGAGAGTCTCGAGGAGATGATCGAGATGGTACCATTGATCGGGGATATCGATCGGAGAGAATGCCGGGGCGCCTTTGAGAAACGGTTGAGCGCGGAGCGGATGACGGATCAATACCTCGATCTGTATGCGCGCCTGACCGGCGCCGCCCCGTCGCACCGGGAGGACGGGGCAGCCGGCCGGATGGCCCAGGCTGATCGGAGGCCTGTGGCGGTTGCGGACTGA
- a CDS encoding CheR family methyltransferase, whose amino-acid sequence MAPRRTTTAARATQRRQSAAVRSSSPAVERGKEDGTDNGRRMLIVGIGASAGGLEAFTQLLTHLPLDTGMAFVLVQHLDPDHESALTQLLSRATRMPVSEITHNQALQANQVYIIPRDTHLRIVDGLLKLGPRARTRTPHRPIDAFFESLAQDQRDRAVGVVLSGTASDGTLGLEAIKAEGGITFAQDDSAKYDSMPRSAVAAGCVDLVLSPSGIAEELARIARHPSVAADLRDLPTRAEQDREEAIAHQDDDQPLPSGGRATAPTGGRQARGEAEQEEKPPGKGAGDGYHTILLLLRNHCGVDFSLYKSNTIQRRIARRIVLTRQQGLEGYSAFLRGNAEELDALFSDVLISVTSFFRNPEAFEALQRDILPQLMAAQRGDEPVRFWVLGCSTGQEAYSLAMAFVEVARKATRAHPLQIFATDLNEKLLEKARQGLYAKTLAQDISPERLREFFREEDGGYRINKALREMVVFARQNLIADPPFSRMDLISCRNLLIYLEPSLQQKALPTFHYALKPHGYLLLGASESVGEFTDLFEPVDRKHKIFSKKAAPTRGFPLLAGKKQAELDARGPRPRPIQKRGLPVGVDPPEDFRGELNAQREADRIAVVQFAPPGVLINDDLQVLQFRGPTGAYLEPPAGKASFDVLKMAREGLMLPLRAAINQAKQGNKTVRTERVRVKRDGVTRTIGVAVIPLKNLRERCFLVVFEEAGKASLAPPPPTPPARPLTARQESHRVAELEADLSETREYLQSVQEQQEAAHEELQASNEEVQSANEELQSINEELETSKEELESANEELTTVNEEMTNRNVELSRLNNDLVNLQTSAKLAIVLLGRDLTIRRFSAQAEKQFDLLAADIGRPINHIRHNLVATGSGESPLDLEVLAGGVIADLREQECEVRDKSGHWHALRVRPYLTLDGKVDGAVLVLVDIDAAKRNEQNVAAALKLAGDTLETVREPLLVLDEQLRVERASRAFYRIFQVAPAETIGRRIYDLGNGQWDIPRLHELLEQIQPSHGSIEEFRVDHVFKHLGRRIMLLYARRIEHSQNGMNRILLVIEDITERTQAEASRARLAAIVESSDDAILSKDLHGIITSWNQGARRLFDYTAEEAVGGPSARLLPPDRKDEEKRNLERVTRGQSTEHYDTVRRRKDGSLVGVSLTVSPIKGAEGRVIGAAEIARDITERERVEAALRQNETLFSTLIEQAPVGMYVVDGQFRVQQINSRALPAFASVQPLIGRDFSDVVRILWGSEVGGQVADIFRHTLETGERYISPEFSRRRYDLGVEQSYDWETQRVTLPDGQVGVVCYFTDTTERRQAAAELEQRVADRTQELTQLHEQLRALTTELTLTEQRERRRLATELHDHLAQLLVLGKMKLGQSKRVTQPRERRDELVEETDEVLSEALAYTRTLVIDLSPPILHEFGLPAALRWLGERMQRHGLAVTVRIETEDLSLPEDRAVLLFQSARELLINTAKHAGVGVAWVSLEYRQETLQIEVRDEGVGFDLAAAAAGSSTMAMSSKFGLFSIRERMQALGGSFEVQSAPGAGTTATLRLPLAGSQARISRRAALGAVQEASEVTNVASVSPASSPSLRAAASIRVLLVDDHAMVRQGLRTLLDSYPDVEVVGEACNGEEAVAFVERVQPSIVVMDINMPKMNGIDATAAIVSRYPGTVVIGLSVQAGGENEESMRKAGAAMLLTKEAAVDDLYKAIRESLDVRLKENVPEQGIEPAPPNS is encoded by the coding sequence ATGGCACCGCGCCGCACAACAACCGCTGCTCGCGCGACACAGCGCCGCCAGTCCGCTGCGGTTCGTTCATCTTCCCCTGCCGTCGAGCGCGGGAAGGAGGACGGGACGGACAATGGCCGCCGCATGCTCATTGTCGGCATCGGTGCATCCGCCGGCGGACTGGAAGCCTTTACGCAGTTGCTCACGCATTTGCCGCTGGATACCGGTATGGCGTTTGTGTTGGTGCAGCATCTCGATCCCGACCATGAGAGCGCGCTCACGCAACTCCTCTCACGTGCCACGCGGATGCCGGTGAGCGAAATCACTCACAATCAGGCGCTCCAGGCCAATCAGGTCTATATCATTCCGCGCGACACTCACCTGAGAATCGTGGATGGCCTGTTGAAGCTCGGGCCGCGCGCGCGGACGCGCACGCCGCATCGGCCGATCGATGCATTTTTTGAATCGCTGGCGCAAGACCAGCGAGACCGGGCCGTCGGCGTCGTGCTGTCCGGCACGGCCAGCGACGGCACGCTCGGGTTGGAGGCCATCAAGGCCGAAGGCGGCATCACCTTCGCGCAGGACGATTCGGCCAAGTACGATTCGATGCCCCGCAGCGCCGTGGCCGCGGGCTGCGTCGATCTGGTGCTGTCGCCGTCGGGCATCGCCGAAGAGCTGGCGCGGATCGCCAGGCATCCGTCTGTCGCCGCGGATCTGCGCGATTTGCCGACGCGCGCCGAACAGGATCGCGAGGAAGCGATTGCGCATCAGGATGACGACCAGCCGCTGCCGTCGGGCGGGCGCGCAACCGCGCCGACGGGCGGAAGGCAGGCGCGCGGCGAGGCCGAGCAGGAGGAGAAGCCTCCGGGGAAAGGCGCGGGAGACGGCTACCATACAATTCTGCTGCTCCTGCGCAATCATTGCGGCGTCGACTTCTCGCTCTATAAGTCCAACACTATCCAGCGGCGCATCGCCCGGCGTATAGTCCTTACCAGGCAGCAAGGGTTGGAGGGCTACTCCGCGTTTCTCCGGGGCAACGCCGAGGAACTCGACGCGCTCTTCTCCGATGTGCTCATCAGCGTCACGAGCTTCTTCCGCAACCCCGAGGCGTTCGAGGCGCTCCAGCGCGACATCCTGCCCCAGCTCATGGCGGCGCAGCGCGGCGACGAGCCGGTCCGCTTCTGGGTGCTCGGCTGCTCCACCGGCCAGGAGGCGTATTCCCTGGCCATGGCCTTCGTGGAAGTCGCGCGGAAGGCCACCCGCGCGCACCCACTCCAGATCTTCGCCACCGACCTCAACGAAAAGCTCCTGGAGAAAGCTCGGCAGGGCCTGTATGCGAAGACGCTCGCCCAGGACATCTCGCCCGAACGCCTGCGCGAGTTTTTCAGAGAGGAGGACGGCGGCTACCGCATCAACAAAGCGTTGCGCGAAATGGTGGTCTTCGCGCGGCAGAACCTCATCGCCGACCCGCCCTTCTCGCGCATGGACCTCATCAGCTGCCGGAATCTGCTGATTTATCTCGAGCCGAGCTTGCAACAAAAAGCGCTGCCGACGTTCCATTATGCGCTCAAACCCCATGGATACTTATTGCTGGGCGCCTCGGAATCCGTCGGCGAATTCACCGACCTCTTCGAGCCGGTGGACCGGAAACACAAAATCTTTTCCAAGAAGGCCGCGCCGACTCGGGGGTTTCCCCTTTTGGCGGGGAAAAAGCAGGCCGAACTGGATGCGCGCGGCCCGCGGCCGCGTCCGATCCAGAAGAGGGGCCTGCCGGTGGGAGTGGATCCGCCGGAGGATTTCCGCGGCGAACTCAACGCTCAGCGTGAGGCCGATCGGATCGCCGTCGTCCAGTTCGCTCCGCCGGGGGTGCTGATCAACGACGACCTGCAAGTGCTGCAGTTCCGCGGGCCGACGGGGGCCTATCTCGAACCCCCCGCTGGCAAGGCGAGCTTCGATGTATTGAAGATGGCGCGCGAAGGGCTGATGCTGCCGCTGCGCGCCGCCATCAACCAAGCCAAGCAAGGCAACAAGACCGTACGCACGGAGCGCGTCCGGGTCAAGCGCGACGGCGTGACCCGGACCATCGGCGTGGCGGTCATCCCGCTGAAAAACTTGCGGGAGCGCTGTTTTTTGGTCGTCTTCGAAGAAGCGGGCAAGGCCTCCCTCGCGCCGCCGCCCCCGACGCCGCCCGCGCGGCCGCTGACCGCGCGGCAGGAGTCGCACCGCGTCGCTGAACTCGAAGCCGATCTGTCCGAAACCCGCGAGTATCTCCAATCCGTTCAGGAGCAGCAGGAAGCCGCCCACGAGGAACTCCAAGCGTCCAATGAGGAAGTCCAGTCCGCCAACGAAGAGTTGCAAAGCATCAACGAGGAACTCGAGACGTCCAAAGAAGAGTTGGAATCGGCCAACGAAGAGCTGACCACGGTCAACGAGGAAATGACGAACCGGAACGTCGAGCTTTCCCGCCTCAACAACGACCTGGTCAACCTCCAGACCTCGGCCAAACTCGCCATCGTGTTGCTGGGGCGCGATCTGACCATTCGCCGGTTCAGCGCGCAGGCGGAAAAGCAGTTTGATTTGCTGGCGGCCGATATTGGAAGGCCGATCAATCACATCCGGCACAACCTCGTGGCGACCGGCAGCGGGGAATCGCCGCTCGATCTGGAGGTCCTGGCCGGCGGAGTCATCGCTGACCTGCGCGAGCAGGAATGCGAGGTGCGCGACAAAAGCGGCCACTGGCATGCTCTTCGCGTGCGCCCGTACCTGACGCTCGACGGCAAGGTGGACGGCGCGGTCCTCGTCCTGGTGGACATCGACGCTGCCAAACGCAACGAACAAAACGTCGCGGCCGCGCTGAAGCTCGCGGGGGACACGCTCGAGACGGTGCGCGAGCCGCTGCTCGTGCTCGATGAGCAGCTGCGCGTCGAACGCGCCAGCCGCGCCTTTTATCGCATCTTCCAGGTGGCGCCCGCCGAGACGATCGGCCGGCGCATCTACGACTTAGGCAACGGCCAGTGGGACATCCCGCGCTTGCACGAGCTGCTGGAGCAGATTCAGCCGTCTCACGGCAGTATCGAAGAGTTCCGCGTGGATCACGTCTTCAAACACCTGGGCCGCCGCATCATGCTGCTCTATGCCCGGCGCATCGAGCACAGCCAGAATGGGATGAACCGCATTCTCCTCGTCATCGAGGACATCACCGAACGTACACAGGCGGAAGCCTCGCGGGCCAGACTTGCCGCGATTGTGGAATCGTCGGATGACGCCATCCTCAGTAAAGACCTTCACGGCATCATCACCAGTTGGAATCAAGGGGCCCGGCGGCTGTTCGACTATACGGCTGAGGAAGCGGTGGGCGGGCCGTCCGCGAGGCTGCTTCCGCCGGACCGTAAGGACGAGGAGAAGCGTAATCTGGAGCGGGTCACACGTGGCCAAAGTACCGAGCATTACGACACCGTCCGCAGGCGCAAGGACGGAAGCCTCGTCGGCGTGTCGCTGACCGTTTCGCCTATCAAGGGCGCCGAGGGCCGAGTCATCGGGGCGGCGGAGATTGCACGCGATATTACGGAGCGGGAGCGAGTGGAAGCGGCGTTGCGTCAGAACGAGACATTGTTTTCCACCCTCATCGAACAGGCGCCGGTCGGCATGTATGTCGTCGACGGCCAATTCCGCGTGCAGCAAATCAATTCGAGAGCCCTCCCGGCGTTCGCCTCGGTGCAGCCGCTGATCGGCCGCGATTTTTCAGATGTCGTCAGGATTCTGTGGGGTTCGGAAGTCGGCGGACAAGTCGCGGACATTTTCCGGCACACCCTGGAGACCGGTGAGCGGTACATCTCACCTGAATTTTCCAGACGACGCTACGATCTGGGCGTGGAGCAATCGTACGATTGGGAAACGCAGCGGGTCACCTTGCCCGACGGTCAGGTCGGGGTGGTCTGCTATTTCACCGACACCACCGAACGCAGGCAGGCCGCAGCGGAGCTCGAGCAGCGTGTGGCGGATCGCACGCAGGAACTCACGCAGCTACACGAGCAATTGAGGGCCTTGACGACGGAGCTGACCCTCACCGAGCAGCGGGAACGCCGGCGCCTGGCGACCGAGCTGCACGATCATCTGGCGCAACTCTTGGTGCTCGGGAAAATGAAACTGGGCCAAAGCAAGCGCGTGACGCAGCCGCGGGAGAGACGCGACGAATTGGTCGAAGAAACGGACGAGGTGTTGTCCGAGGCGCTGGCCTACACGCGGACCTTGGTGATCGATCTCAGCCCTCCGATCCTCCATGAGTTTGGTTTGCCGGCGGCGCTGCGCTGGCTGGGCGAGCGGATGCAACGGCATGGGCTGGCCGTGACGGTCCGGATCGAGACCGAAGACCTGTCGTTGCCGGAGGATCGAGCCGTGCTGCTGTTCCAATCGGCTCGCGAGTTACTGATCAACACGGCCAAGCATGCGGGAGTGGGCGTAGCATGGGTTTCGCTCGAATATCGGCAGGAGACGTTGCAGATTGAGGTGCGCGACGAAGGCGTCGGTTTCGATCTTGCTGCTGCTGCTGCTGGCAGTTCTACTATGGCCATGTCCTCGAAGTTCGGTCTCTTCAGCATTCGGGAACGCATGCAGGCGCTGGGCGGGAGCTTCGAGGTGCAATCCGCGCCGGGTGCCGGGACAACGGCCACGCTGCGGTTGCCGCTGGCGGGGTCGCAGGCACGAATATCGAGGCGCGCCGCCCTCGGCGCGGTCCAAGAGGCCAGCGAAGTAACAAACGTAGCCTCTGTATCCCCGGCCTCCAGTCCCTCACTCCGCGCGGCCGCCAGCATTCGGGTCCTGCTGGTGGACGATCACGCCATGGTGCGGCAGGGCCTGCGCACGTTGCTGGACTCCTATCCCGATGTGGAGGTGGTGGGCGAGGCCTGCAACGGGGAAGAAGCGGTGGCCTTCGTCGAACGGGTGCAGCCGTCTATCGTCGTCATGGACATCAATATGCCGAAGATGAACGGCATCGATGCGACGGCCGCGATCGTCTCCCGTTACCCGGGCACCGTCGTCATTGGTTTGTCCGTGCAAGCGGGCGGCGAGAACGAGGAGTCTATGCGGAAGGCCGGCGCCGCGATGCTCCTCACCAAGGAGGCGGCAGTGGATGACCTCTATAAGGCGATCCGCGAATCGCTGGATGTGAGACTCAAGGAAAATGTGCCGGAGCAAGGTATAGAGCCGGCCCCGCCAAACTCCTGA